The proteins below come from a single Erinaceus europaeus chromosome 20, mEriEur2.1, whole genome shotgun sequence genomic window:
- the FURIN gene encoding furin translates to MERRPWVLWVVAAAGALVLLAADACGQSVFTNTWAVHVSGGPAVADSVARKHGFLNLGQIFGDYYHFWHRAVTKRSLSPHRLRHSRLQREPQVQWLEQQVTKRRIKRDVFQEPTDPKFPQQWYLSGVAQRDLNVKEAWAQGFTGRGIVVSILDDGIEKNHPDLAGNYDPGASFDVNDQDPDPQPRYTQMNDNRHGTRCAGEVAAVANNGVCGVGVAYNARIGGVRMLDGEVTDAVEARSLGLNPNHIHIYSASWGPEDDGKTVDGPARLAEEAFFRGVSQGRGGLGSIFVWASGNGGREHDSCNCDGYTNSIYTLSISSATQLGNVPWYSEACSSTLATTYSSGNQNEKQIVTTDLRQKCTESHTGTSASAPLAAGIIALTLEANKNLTWRDMQHLVVQTSKPAHLNANDWSTNGVGRKVSHSYGYGLLDAGAMVALAQNWTTVAPQRKCVIDILTEPKDIGKRLEVRKPVSACLGEPNHIVRLEHAQARLTLSYNRRGDLAIHLVSPMGTRSTLLAARPHDYSADGFNDWAFMTTHSWDEDPSGEWVLEIENTSEANNYGTLTKFTLVLYGTAPEGLPTAPESVGCKTLTSSQACVVCEEGFSLHQKSCVQHCPPGTTPQVLMTHYSTENDVEPIRASVCVPCHASCATCRGPAPTDCLSCPSHASLDPVGQTCSRQSQSSRESPPRPPLPPGPPAEPAAEPRERAELLPSHLPEVVAGLSCALIVLVFATIFLVLQLRSGFSFRGVKVHTMDRGLISYKGLPPEAWQEECPSESDEDEGRGERTAFIRDQSAL, encoded by the exons ATGGAGCGGAGGCCCTGGGTGCTCTGGGTGGTAGCAGCAGCAGGAGCCCTGGTCCTGCTGGCGGCCGACGCCTGCGGCCAGAGTGTCTTCACCAACACCTGGGCTGTGCACGTCTCTGGGGGCCCAGCCGTGGCAGACAGCGTGGCCCGCAAGCATGGCTTCCTCAACCTGGGCCAG ATCTTTGGTGACTATTATCACTTCTGGCACCGAGCAGTGACAAAGCGGTCCCTGTCACCTCACCGCCTGCGGCACAGTCGACTGCAGAGGGAGCCTCAA GTACAGTGGCTGGAGCAGCAAGTGACGAAGCGCCGGATCAAACGGGACGTGTTCCAGGAGCCCACAGACCCCAAGTTCCCCCAGCAGTGGTACTTG TCTGGCGTCGCCCAGCGGGACCTGAATGTGAAGGAGGCCTGGGCTCAGGGCTTCACGGGCCGAGGCATCGTGGTCTCCATCCTGGACGACGGCATCGAGAAGAACCACCCAGACTTGGCAGGCAATTAT GACCCCGGGGCCAGCTTCGACGTCAACGATCAGGACCCAGACCCTCAGCCCCGGTACACGCAGATGAATGACAACAG GCATGGCACTCGATGTGCGGGGGAAGTGGCCGCCGTGGCCAATAATGGAGTCTGCGGCGTGGGTGTGGCCTACAACGCCCGCATCGGAG gggTGCGCATGCTGGACGGCGAAGTTACAGATGCGGTAGAGGCTCGCTCGCTGGGCCTGAACCCCAACCACATCCACATCTACAGCGCCAGCTGGGGCCCCGAGGATGACGGCAAGACAGTGGATGGGCCTGCCCGCCTGGCCGAGGAGGCCTTCTTCCGGGGGGTCAGCCAG GGCCGAGGGGGCCTGGGCTCCATCTTTGTCTGGGCCTCGGGGAACGGGGGCCGGGAACACGACAGCTGCAACTGTGATGGCTACACCAACAGCATCTACACGCTGTCCATCAGCAGCGCCACCCAGCTCGGCAACGTGCCCTGGTACAGCGAGGCCTGCTCCTCCACCCTGGCCACCACCTACAGCAGCGGCAACCAgaacgagaagcagatt GTGACCACGGACCTGCGGCAGAAGTGCACAGAGTCCCACACGGGCACCTCCGCCTCCGCCCCCCTGGCTGCCGGTATCATCGCGCTCACCCTGGAGGCCAA CAAGAACCTCACCTGGCGGGACATGCAGCACCTAGTGGTGCAGACCTCCAAGCCGGCCCACCTCAATGCCAACGACTGGAGCACCAACGGCGTGGGCCGCAAAG TGAGCCACTCCTACGGCTATGGGCTGCTGGATGCGGGCGCCATGGTGGCCCTGGCCCAGAACTGGACAACGGTGGCCCCCCAGCGGAAGTGTGTCATCGACATCCTCACAGAACCCAA GGACATCGGGAAGCGGCTGGAGGTGCGGAAGCCAGTGAGCGCCTGCCTGGGGGAGCCCAACCACATCGTGAGGCTGGAGCACGCGCAGGCGCGGCTCACCCTGTCCTACAATCGCCGGGGCGACCTGGCCATCCACCTGGTCAGCCCCATGGGCACCCGCTCCACCCTGCTGGCTGCCAG GCCTCACGACTACTCCGCGGACGGCTTCAATGACTGGGCCTTCATGACCACCCACTCCTGGGATGAGGACCCCTCCGGCGAGTGGGTCCTGGAGATCGAGAACACCAGCGAGGCCAACAACTACG GGACACTGACCAAGTTCACCCTTGTGCTGTATGGCACGGCACCGGAGGGTCTGCCCACCGCCCCAGAGAGCGTTGGCTGCAAGACCCTCACGTCCAGCCAAGCCTGTGTGG TGTGCGAGGAAGGCTTCTCCCTGCACCAGAAGAGCTGTGTCCAGCACTGCCCCCCTGGAACGACCCCCCAGGTCCTCATGACGCACTACAGCACAGAGAATGACGTGGAGCCCATCCGGGCCAGCGTCTGTGTCCCCTGCCATGCCTCCTGTGCCACCTGCCGGGGCCCGGCCCCCACAGACTGCCTCAGCTGCCCCAGTCACGCCTCCCTGGACCCTGTGGGGCAGACCTGCTCCCGGCAGAGCCAGAGCAGCCGTGAGTCCCCGCCGAGGCCTCCCCTGCCACCTGGGCCTCCTGCCGAGCCAGCGGCCGAGCCCAGGGAGCGGGCAGAGCTGCTGCCTTCACACCTGCCCGAGGTGGTGGCCGGCCTGAGCTGTGCCCTCATCGTGCTGGTCTTCGCCACCATCTTCCTGGTCCTGCAGCTGCGCTCTGGCTTCAGCTTCCGGGGCGTGAAGGTGCACACCATGGACCGCGGCCTCATTTCTTATAAGGGGCTGCCGCCCGAGGCCTGGCAGGAGGAGTGCCCATCGGAGTCAGACGAGGATGAGGGCCGAGGCGAGAGGACCGCTTTCATCAGAGACCAGAGCGCCCTCTGA